In Fusobacterium nucleatum, the genomic stretch GTTAAAATATTATCAGTAGATTCTGTTTTTGCAAATGCAATAGATAGAATAACTAACAATCAATCTGTTTCAGAGCTATTTAATTAATATGGAAAAATATATAAAAATTGATAGAATCTCTGATATCAGTGATGATAAGTGGACTTTATTATCACAAGAAATAAAAAAAGGTTCTCTTATTATTTATCCAACTGATACTGTCTATGGTTTAGGTGCTATTGTTACTAATGAACAAAGTATAAATAATGTCTATCTTGCAAAGAGTAGAAGTTTTTCTTCTCCTCTTATTGCACTTTTAAGTTCTGTTGATAAGGTTGAAGAAGTTGCCAATGTTTCTGATAAAAATAGAGAGCTATTAAAAAAATTAGCCAAGGCTTTCTGGCCAGGTGCATTAACTGTGATACTAAAAAGAAAAAAGCATATACCTAGTATTATGGTTTCTGGTGGAGATACTATTGGTGTGAGAATACCTAATCTTGATTTAGCTATAAAAATTATTGATTTAGCAGGAGGTATTTTAGCTACAACAAGTGCTAATATTTCAGGAGAAGCTACCCCTAAGTCTTATGATGAATTATCTGAGGCTATAAAATCAAAAGTTGATATTTTGATAGATTCTGGGGAATGTAAATTAGGTGAAGCTTCAACTATAATTGATTTAACTTCTGATATTCCTAAAATACTTAGAAAAGGTGCAATATCAATAGAAGAAATTGAAAAAATAATTGGAAGAGTGGGGTGATAAAATATGAAAGCTACAAGAGTTAATCCTGGAACATTAAGTCCTATGGAAATGAATAATATCTCCTCTATGATGGGAATGATGAATAGTATTCAAAAAATAGGAAAAGGTAAAAGAAAATATAATATAAAGCTTGATAAAACTGATAAAAAACTTCTTGTTAGATTTATAAATGAAGCTAAAAAGCAATTTTCTGACACAGCTTCTAATAGTCAATATGCAGGTGTATATAACTTCCTAACTTATATTACAGATACAGCTTCTAAAAAAGAAACTACTGAGATAAAAATGAGTTTTGAAGAACAAGAATTTATTAAAAGAATGTTACAAGACTCAGTTAGAGGAATGGAAAAAATGCAATTCTTCTGGTATCAATTTATTAGAAAATTTACTGTAAGAATGCTGACAAAACAATACAGAGAATTGTTAAAGAAATTCTAACCTTTATTAAAATAATAACAAAAAGAAAACTGGCGAGGACGAATGACGGATTTTAGCGTAAAAAACTATGCTAGTGAGCGTTTAAAAAATTTATGTTTGAACGAAGTGAGTTTAAATTTTTTAGCGAACGAGTAGTTTTTAAGCTTAAAAATTCAGTCTCAGTCAGAGACAGTTTCTTTGCATATATAGATGTGCTAGCAAAACCATCTTTAAAAAACTAGACTTGGGGTGCAAGTCCCCTTTTTTATTTGTAAAATATTATATAAAATTCTTTTACAATAATTTTTCTTGAAAAGACTCTACCAATTTCTACTTTTTTATCTCAACTACTTGACAGCCATAAATGTTTTTCAAGCTCCACAAAGGCTCTCCAAACATTTATGGACGTCGCAGTAGTTTCGTTTAAAAATTAATTTAATAGTTTTCAAGAAAAATTTATCCTATTATTTTATATAATATTTTAAATTAATCAACTAACAATATAGGAGGAAAATGGGAATTAGGTATAGTAAAGTAAAAGGAAAATTTCAAAGGGAGATAGTTCTCTTAAAGTCTTTTCCCTGTGCTTATGGGAAATGTAGTTTTTGTAACTATATAGAGGATAATTCAAATAATGAAGAAGAAATCAATAGAGTTAATTTAGAAGTTTTAAAGGAAATAACAGGAGAGTTTGGTATTTTAGAAGTTATAAATTCTGGTTCTGTATTTGAAATTCCTAAAAAAACTTTGGAAAAAATTAGAGAAGTTGTTTATAAAAAAGATATAAAAATTTTATATTTTGAGATTTTTTATTCTTATCTTTCTCGTTTAAATGAAATTATTGACTATTTCAATGAAAAGAAAAAAGTTGAAGTTAGATTTAGAACAGGAATAGAAAGTTTTGATAATGATTTTAGAAAAAAAATCTATAATAAAAATATATTTTTAGATGAAAAGAAATTAGAAGAATTATCAGAAAAAATATATTCAGTTTGTCTACTGATAGCAACTCAGGGACAAACAAAAGAAATGATAAAAAAGGACATTGAAATTGGCTTAAAATATTTTAAAGTGATAACAATAAATGTTTTCGTAGATAATGGAACAACTGTGAAAAGAGATATTGAGCTTGTAAAATGGTTTATACAAGATATGAAATATCTTTTTGATGATGATAGAATTGAAATTTTAATAGATAATAAAGATTTGGGGGTTTTTGAGCAATGATGCACAATATATTTCTTTGGTTTTTAATGCTGGTAATTAATTTTTCTTGCATACTTTTTGCTTATAAAAAATTTGGAAAGATAGGACTATACATTTGGGTTCCAATTTCTACAATTTTAGCAAATGTACAAGTTGTTATACTTGTAAATCTTTTTGGTTTAGAAGCAACTCTTGGAAATATACTATATGCAGGAGGATTTTTAATAACTGATATTTTAAGTGAAAACTATGGTAAAAAAGCTGCTAATACAGCAGTAAAAATTGGTTTTTTCTCTTTGATAGCAACAACTTTAATAATGCAATGTGCTATACACTTTAAACCTCTTGATATCCCAGAAGGTCTAGCTATATTTGAAAGTGTAAAGGGGATATTTTCATTATTGCCAAGACTAACTATTGCTTCGCTTATTGCATATTTAATATCTCAATTTCACGATGTTTGGTTATATCACAAAATTAGAGAATTCTTTCCTGAAAAAAAGTTTATCTGGCTTAGAAATAATGGAAGTACAATGTTAAGTCAACTTATAGACAATGTGGTATTTACAACTATTGCTTTCTATGGAGTGTACCCAATAGATGTAATGTTTAATATATTCTTATCAACATATATAATTAAATTTATTGTTGCTATCTGTGATACACCTTTTGTATATATTGCTGATAAGATGTTTAGAGATAAGAAAATTCCTGAGGATATTTAATTAAACAAATTTTATTTGACTTATAAAAAAAAGGATTGATTGCTATAAGAAATAGAAGTTAGTCCTTTTAATTTTAGATAATATATTATATATGAAACTAAATTTTTTAAATATTAAAACACCAAAAGAAATACAATTAGAAATAGCAAAAAATGTTAGAAAAAAAAGAAAAGAATTAAAGTTGACACAAGAAGAGTTTTCAAAAAAATCGGGGGTGAGTTTTGGTTCAATAAAGCGTTTTGAAAATACTGGTGAAATTTCTCTTTTTTCTCTTATAAAAATTGCTATTATTTTAGAATGTGAAGATGAATTTTTAAACTTATTTCAGCAAAAACAATATAATTCTATTGAGGAGATAATAAATGAACAAGATTAAATCTCTATGAACTGCACCCAAAATCTTGGACACAAGATTAGAGGTGCAGTTCAATAGCAGGAATTTTTATATTTCTAACAATTTTTTTATTTCTTTTTCTAATTCTTCTGCACTTGTTGTAGGTTCAAATCTTGCTACAACATTTCCAGACTTGTCCACTAAAAATTTAGTAAAGTTCCATTTTATATCAGATTTTTTAGCAAAATCTGAATCATTTTTTGAAAGTATTTCCGTTAATACAGAAGTTAGTTTATGCTTAGGGTCAAATCCAGAAAATCCTTTTTCTTCTTTTAAGTACTTAAAAAGTGGTATAGCATTTTCTCCATTAACTTCAACTTTTGCAAATTGGTCAAATTTAACTTTATAATTTAATTGACAAAAAGTATGGATTTCTTCATCACTTTCTGGTGCTTGATTACCAAATTGATTACAAGGAAAATCTAAAACTTCAAAACCTTCCTTATTATATTTTGAGTATAAAGCTTCTAGTTCATCATATTGTGGTGTAAATCCACATCTAGTTGCAGTATTAACAATTAATAAGACTTTTCCTTTATAGTTTTCCAAAGAAATATCTTCACCTTTTCTATTTTTTACTGTAAAATCATAAATTTTCATAATTAGCCTCCTTTTACATCTCTGCCATTTTTAATAATTGTTTCACAAATTCATTTTTAGGATTAGAACAAATATTTTTAGGTATATCATGTTGTTGAATTTCTCCTTTATCTAATACTAAAACCTTTGTTCCTAGTTTTAAAGCCTCTGTTATATCGTGAGTTATAAAAACAATAGTTGCTTCTGTTTTTTTATGTAATTCCTTTAAATCTTTTTGTAACTGATATCTTGTGATAGCATCAACTGCTCCAAATGGCTCATCCATCAATATTATATCAGGACTTGCTGCCAAAGCTCTTGCTATTCCAACTCTCTGTTGTTGTCCACCTGACAGCTCATCTGGTAATCTATCTTTTAAATCTCTTGAAAGATTTAACATATCCATTTTTTCATTTACTATCTTTTCAATTTCTTTTTTATCATATTTTTTTAAATTTAATACATAAGCAATATTATCAAAAACTGTTAAATGTGGAAATAAAATATTCCCTTGAATTACATAGCCTATTTTTCTTCTAAGTTCAATTAAATCCTCATCTTGAATATTTTTATCATTTATAAGTACTTCACCTTTATCTGCCTTTATAAGACCATTTATCATCTTTAAAATTGTTGTTTTACCAGAACCTGATGAACCTATGATAGTTAAAAATGTTCCACATTCAATAGTCAAATTAAAATCTTTTATTACTTCTTGATTTCCATAACTCTTACTAATATTTTTAAATTCTATCATTATCTAGCCTCCAATAAACCTTTTTCTTGTAAATATTCTCTTGCTACATCTTCTGGTTTCTTTCCTTTACTTTCAACTTGATAATTCAAATCTGCCATTATCTTGTCATCTAAGATATTATTTAATTTTTCTAAAACTGGTTTTAATTCTGGATATTTAGATAAAATTTCACTTCTTATAACTGTTCCTGCCCTATATGATGGGTACATTTTTTTATCATCTTCTAAAACAACTACATCAGATATTGCTAGTTGTCCATCTGTTGTAAAAATTACCATAACATCAATTTTCTTATCTTTCATAGCTTGGTATTTAAGCCCAATATCCATATCTATTTTCTTTTTAAAATCCATATTATATACTTTTTGCAACTCTTTATAGCCATCTTCTCTTTCAAAGAAATCATATTCTGCTCCAAAAACTAAATTATTTGATACTTTTGCTAAATCACTATATGTTTTTAAATTATATTTTTCTGCAATATCCTTATTTACTGCTAAACCATAAGTATTATTAAAACCATATAAATTTGCATATTCTAAGTTATATTTTTCTTTATATTCTTTTTGTAATTCATCAAACTTACTTTCATCATAGCTACCTTCTTTCTTTAAGACTGCTTCCCAAGAAGTTCCTGTATATTCAGGATATAAATCAAACTCACCTTTAACTATTGCAGGGTGTATATTGGAAGTTCCTCCTCCAACTCCATTTGTGATATTAACTTTTAAATCTGTATCTTGTTCTATAAGCTCAGTTAGCATTTGTCCTAAGATATAGCCCTCTGTCATAGGTTTTGTTGCAATATTTATAGTTTTATCCTTCTTTGAATTTAAAGAAAAATATATTCCAAATATCACTATAAAAAGTCCTAGAATTATAACTTTTAAGTTTATTTTATATTTTATCCTTTTATGATTAGTCAACCTTTTTTCTATAAGTCCCAGTATAAAATCAAAAACTAAAGCTAAGATTGCTATAAGTAAACTCCCTAGAAAAGTCATAGCTGAATTATTAGTTGTTATTCCTCTATAAATAGCAACTCCTAAGCCTCCTGCTCCAACAAATGATGCTATCCCTGCAAGTGCTATTGTCATTGTAACCATATTTCTAATACCTGACATCAAAACTGGTAATGCTAATGGTATTTTAACTTTGAATAGTTGTTGTAATTTTGTACTTCCCATTCCCTCTGATGCCTCAATAATTAAAGGATTTATAGTTATAATTCCTGTGTATGTACTTCTTATTATTGGTAAAAGTGCATATATTATTAAAGCAATAAGTGCTGTTGTATTCCCAACTCCTGTGATAGTGATAAAAAATCCTAATAGTGCTATTGAGGGTATAGTATATAGTATATTAACAGTTCCCAATATTAATCCTGAAAATTTTCTATATTCGCTGATTATTATTCCTAGAATAATACCTAATAGACTAGCAATACTTATAGCTAACAATGAAATTAAAATATGTTCCACTGTTAGATTAAGAAAAAATTTAAAATCTTCTGTTAATAATTTTATTAATTGACTTATCATTGCTTATCACCTTCCTTCTTTCTTCAAAATTCTTGATAATTCTATATAAATATTCTTCAAATTTATCTATCCTTTTTATTTATTTTTAATTAGTTCTAAACAGAATTTATTAAAGTATACCATGTTTGTTATATTTTGTAAAATAAAAAATAAGGGCTATTGCAAATTCACAATAACCCTTAATTTTATTTATTACTCAAAACTTTTCAAACTTTCTTTTAACTTTTCTATCTTATCTTGATATTCTTTTTGTATTCTTAGCTCTCTATCTATTATATGTTGAGGAGCTTTTGAAGTAAACTTTTCATCAGATAATTTTCTATTTACAGGTTCTAATTCCTTTTCTAACTTAGCAAGTTGTTCGTTAATCTTTTTAATTTCTGCCTCATTATTTAAAAGTCCTGTTAATATCATATACACTGATGAATTTCCTGCCACTCTTAAAGAACTTTGACTTGGTGCTTCTAAATCTGTTCCACAAGTTAATTCTTCTAAGTTAGCTAATTTTTTAATGAACAATTCATTCTTTTCAAGAGTTTCTAATTCTTCTGAATTAGAAGTTGATACAACTACCTTTGCAGGTTTTGCAGGAGAAATTCCTTTTTCTGCTCTTATATTTCTAAGAGATGAAACAACTTCTTTTATATATTCAAAAGATTTTTCAATTTTAACATCTATCAAACTATCATTTGCTACTGGATATTCTTGTAGCATTATAGTATCTCCATCTACTTTTATCTTTTGCCAAATTTCTTCTGTGATAAATGGCATAAATGGATGAAGTAATCTCAATCCTTGTTCTAGGATAGTCCATAGCATATATTGTGCTGTCAATTTAGAAATTTTCTTATCTTCATCATCATTATAAAGTCTGATTTTTGCAATTTCAACATACCAATCACAAAAATCTCCTCTTAAAAATTCATAAACTGCTTTTGCTGCATTATCAAGCTCAAATTTTTCTAAACAATCTTTTACATCTTTTGCAGTTTCATTTAATCTTGAAATTATCCACTTATCAACAAGTTCATAATCTAATTTTGTTTTATCCACAGATTTTACATCAAAACCTTCTAAGTTCATAATAACAAATCTTGCAGCATTCCAAATCTTATTAGCAAAGTTTCTTCCCATTCCTAATAAGTCAGTTGAGAAGTGAACATCTTGCCCTTGAGAAGTGTTATATATCATAGAAAATCTTATAGCATCTACTCCATATTCTTTGATTAAATCAAGAGGATCAGGGGAATTTCCAAGAGATTTTGACATCTTTCTACCAATTTCATCTCTTACAATTCCGTGGAAGAATACATTTTTAAACGGTATCTTTTTAAGTTCATAC encodes the following:
- a CDS encoding helix-turn-helix domain-containing protein, which gives rise to MKLNFLNIKTPKEIQLEIAKNVRKKRKELKLTQEEFSKKSGVSFGSIKRFENTGEISLFSLIKIAIILECEDEFLNLFQQKQYNSIEEIINEQD
- a CDS encoding ABC transporter ATP-binding protein, whose protein sequence is MIEFKNISKSYGNQEVIKDFNLTIECGTFLTIIGSSGSGKTTILKMINGLIKADKGEVLINDKNIQDEDLIELRRKIGYVIQGNILFPHLTVFDNIAYVLNLKKYDKKEIEKIVNEKMDMLNLSRDLKDRLPDELSGGQQQRVGIARALAASPDIILMDEPFGAVDAITRYQLQKDLKELHKKTEATIVFITHDITEALKLGTKVLVLDKGEIQQHDIPKNICSNPKNEFVKQLLKMAEM
- a CDS encoding radical SAM protein, with the protein product MGIRYSKVKGKFQREIVLLKSFPCAYGKCSFCNYIEDNSNNEEEINRVNLEVLKEITGEFGILEVINSGSVFEIPKKTLEKIREVVYKKDIKILYFEIFYSYLSRLNEIIDYFNEKKKVEVRFRTGIESFDNDFRKKIYNKNIFLDEKKLEELSEKIYSVCLLIATQGQTKEMIKKDIEIGLKYFKVITINVFVDNGTTVKRDIELVKWFIQDMKYLFDDDRIEILIDNKDLGVFEQ
- a CDS encoding queuosine precursor transporter, yielding MMHNIFLWFLMLVINFSCILFAYKKFGKIGLYIWVPISTILANVQVVILVNLFGLEATLGNILYAGGFLITDILSENYGKKAANTAVKIGFFSLIATTLIMQCAIHFKPLDIPEGLAIFESVKGIFSLLPRLTIASLIAYLISQFHDVWLYHKIREFFPEKKFIWLRNNGSTMLSQLIDNVVFTTIAFYGVYPIDVMFNIFLSTYIIKFIVAICDTPFVYIADKMFRDKKIPEDI
- a CDS encoding glutathione peroxidase, coding for MKIYDFTVKNRKGEDISLENYKGKVLLIVNTATRCGFTPQYDELEALYSKYNKEGFEVLDFPCNQFGNQAPESDEEIHTFCQLNYKVKFDQFAKVEVNGENAIPLFKYLKEEKGFSGFDPKHKLTSVLTEILSKNDSDFAKKSDIKWNFTKFLVDKSGNVVARFEPTTSAEELEKEIKKLLEI
- a CDS encoding L-threonylcarbamoyladenylate synthase, which translates into the protein MEKYIKIDRISDISDDKWTLLSQEIKKGSLIIYPTDTVYGLGAIVTNEQSINNVYLAKSRSFSSPLIALLSSVDKVEEVANVSDKNRELLKKLAKAFWPGALTVILKRKKHIPSIMVSGGDTIGVRIPNLDLAIKIIDLAGGILATTSANISGEATPKSYDELSEAIKSKVDILIDSGECKLGEASTIIDLTSDIPKILRKGAISIEEIEKIIGRVG
- a CDS encoding glycine betaine ABC transporter substrate-binding protein, translating into MISQLIKLLTEDFKFFLNLTVEHILISLLAISIASLLGIILGIIISEYRKFSGLILGTVNILYTIPSIALLGFFITITGVGNTTALIALIIYALLPIIRSTYTGIITINPLIIEASEGMGSTKLQQLFKVKIPLALPVLMSGIRNMVTMTIALAGIASFVGAGGLGVAIYRGITTNNSAMTFLGSLLIAILALVFDFILGLIEKRLTNHKRIKYKINLKVIILGLFIVIFGIYFSLNSKKDKTINIATKPMTEGYILGQMLTELIEQDTDLKVNITNGVGGGTSNIHPAIVKGEFDLYPEYTGTSWEAVLKKEGSYDESKFDELQKEYKEKYNLEYANLYGFNNTYGLAVNKDIAEKYNLKTYSDLAKVSNNLVFGAEYDFFEREDGYKELQKVYNMDFKKKIDMDIGLKYQAMKDKKIDVMVIFTTDGQLAISDVVVLEDDKKMYPSYRAGTVIRSEILSKYPELKPVLEKLNNILDDKIMADLNYQVESKGKKPEDVAREYLQEKGLLEAR